The Sporosarcina sp. 6E9 genome segment TTTTGGTCGCTGCTTTCACCTGCAATTGATATGGCAGAAGCTGGTCCTTTTCCAGCCTGGTTTCCAGCTGCTGTTGGATTTTTACTAGGTGGATTTTTCCTATGGTTGGCTGACAAGGTCATTCCTCACGTGCATCCAACTTCTCCAATGAATAGTGCTGAGGGAATAAATCCTGAAAATAAGCGACGGAGCACGCTCCTTGTTTTTGCCATCACGCTTCACAACATACCTGAGGGACTAGCAATTGGTGTTGCCTTTGGTGCTGTCGCTGCAGGTTTCCCATCGGCTACTTTACCGGCTGCAGTTGCTTTAGCGATTGGAATAGGGATTCAGAACTTACCAGAGGGCACAGCCGTATCAATGCCTTTGAGAAGAGATGGAATGTCTCGACGAAAAAGCTTTTTATATGGGCAGTTCTCAGGAATGGTTGAGCCTATTTCAGCCGTAATTGGCGTACTTGCGGTTACATTCATGACGCCACTCCTCCCATTTGCTTTAAGTTTTGCAGCAGGGGCGATGATATTTGTAGTTGTTGAAGAGGTTATTCCAGGTTCACAAGAAAATGGAAATAGAGATCTAGCATCGGTGTGTCTTATGCTTGGATTTACGGTAATGATGATATTGGATGTGGCTTTTGGATAAATACGTTAAGATTATTAATTAGTTTTAACCAAACTGTTTTGTAAAACTTATACTTATGCGTTAGATCAACGATGCCTTGTAAAAGACTCTGACACTAGACCTGTCAGGGTTTTTTTAAACGCAGTGAAAAGCACTCTCTTACTAGTTTGCATACGATAACAGTAGAAAGAACATAAAAAGGAAGTGAACTAGATGTCGAAGGGCCTGCAAACGCTGCTAACACAAACGCCTGAGGAAGGTTTTAAATTAGCGGTTAAGCTCGCACAAAAAGGAATAGAAGTTACACAGCCTTCTGAAGAAATCAGAGAAATGTTGCGTCCTGTTTATTCTAGAAATGCGGATAGCTTAACGGCAGCTTCACAAGTAGTTGCCATCCATTTTCAAACGGTTGCTTTTGCCAATAACTATTGGAATTGAATACGAAGTATACAAAGCTATGTTGATCCCATAGAGACAAATAATAAATGATTCTAATTAGCGTTTTTCTTGATAATTAGAGTCATTTTATTTTTGTCTCTTTTTATGATTCGAAAAATCAAATGTTGATTGACGGAAGTACAGTCAATTGTTTTATTAGATCTATGTATGTAAACCATTAAAGATGTTAAGGGTATTACCAAAACGGATTTATCATTTCTTTCGTCCAAATAATTACTAATGAATTATGAAAACCTATTATTGTACGATAAGCAAAGTACTGTTGTCAACCATAAAACTTGCGATTTTTCAGAAAATATGGTATTATGTAGTTATAAGTGCTATTACGACGGCATACTTTAAACGTGCGCATTCTTTCCGGACAGAATTTGAGTGCGGTTTTTTAATTTTAAAACATGTTTTATGCCCAGTATATTATATAAGGAGCGTGTGTTAATGAATTTAATTAATGAAGAAATTACACATAAAGTGTTTGGTGAAGGGAATATCGTGGATCATGTGGATTCTGTCATCACCATTGAATTTAATGAGGATATTAAAAAGTTCGTCTATCCGGATGCTTTTCAAACATTTATCACACTAAATGACCAGAGTACCGCAAAAACTTTCGAAAAAGTCTTTTTGCAAAGGGAAAGGGAAGAAAGAGCACTTGAGTTAAAACTTGAAGAAGAAAGAGAGCGACAAGTGCTTGAACAGCAACGTAAGGAGAAACTAAAGAACCATAAAATTCATGAAAGTTCACAAGTTGTTTTCTGGTTGGATGATGAAGAGCAACAAAATGTATTTATCGATTGGCAAGCATCCACTGGCCAAGTTCAAAGTGGGAAAAATGAAGGTCAACCAAACAGGGCGGCTCGTACGCGTCCGAACAGTGCAGGTCTACTGACTGCCAGAAAGGCTGATCAACCAGAAACAGAAAGACAAATTCTCGGACTCTTCATGGTGAATGAAACATTTTCCGGTAATTTAAGCGAAGATGAAATGATCCCATCACATGCGGAATTCAGAATCGAACTTACGGATCCAGAAGCAGAGAAAATGCTTTTCTGGAATTACTATATCAATAAGAACCATCCTCATCGCACTGCGTGGAATACTGGTAAATACCGTTACTTTGATAATATAATGACTGCTCAAATCTTAAAAGATCTGATTGCATTGAGAACAGATGAAGAGCAAATCAAAGAGGCTGAAAACTTTTTGGAATACTTCTGTCAAATGAATGCTCTTGACATGGATGACATTCCAGAAGCGAGCGGCTTTATAAAGCAATAACCAGAAAAAATTCCTATCCACTGTCCTAACCACCATTTGTTAGATTTTCGTCTGAACAGACGAATTAACCTGTATGTTAAACCTTCATCAATAGAAAAGAAGCCGCTTGAAAAGTCGACTGTAACTGACTTTCTAAGCGGCCTTTTTATATTTAGAAAGGTCCTTGCTATTCAAAATAAGTTTATGAAAGGGAGGAATCACGTGGATTCAATGACCTTTTTAGTACGATTAATTCATAAGGGTTAATCTGGGTAAATTCTCCGGGAATTTCTTCGGTTTTTGTCTGTCCGGGCAAATGATTGGTTGCTAGGACTTCCCATTTACCTGATGAAGGCAGGTGAAGTTGCCAATGTTTATTGGTTGGATTCATATAAATCGCAAAGTCATCATTGTCTCCAAAGAGTGTAAAGCCGAAAACAGGTGCGGGTGTATTTAAAACTTGGAATCGTTTTTCAATCTCCTGCTTGGAGCGAAGGCGGAAGATACGATACCTTTTTCTGATTGCGATGAGTTTTTTTATGAATTGTATGTGCTTATCTTCCGCTTCCCGCATCTTCCAGTCTAATTGGTTGATGTGGTCGCCGGAAATATAGCTGTTCTCATCACCTTGCTTACTTCTAAACCATTCCTGACCGGCATGTAGAAATGGCACGCCTTGACTTAATAAAGTGATACCGGAAGCCAGCTGATGCATTTTCCTTCTATCGTCTAAACTAGCCTTTGCATTGGTCAGTTGAAGACGGTCCCAAAGTGTATGGTTATCATGACATTCTACATAATTAATCGTCTGGTTTACTTCGGAGACAAACGGAGCCCCAAATTTCTCTAAAACAGATCCTGAAACAAGATGTGGCATCCGTTCGATAAATCGACCATCTCCATTGATATATCCTTTATCGTGGGCGTCAAATAAGTTTCCCTTTACGGAATCCCGGAAATAATCATTAAAGAAACGTATGTCCTCTAATTGGTTTGCGTTATAGGAAGTTGCTTTCATTTCAGCAGGCAAGGCAGTGGGGAGGTCCCATCCTTCCCCGAGAAGCATAATTGGCGTTTCTTCCCTGGTGCAGCGATCGCGAATTTTCTGCATGATTTCAATGTCCATCGTGCCCATCAGGTCAAAACGAAATCCATCAACGCGGTATTCTGTAAGCCAAAAGTCTATCGTATCCAAAATGAATTTTTGAGCCATATTCTTTTCTGTCGCAAAATCATTGCCTACCCCCGTACCATTACTCAAATTTCCATCCGTATGATAACGGAAATAATAGCCAGGAACTAATTTTTCAAAAGCAGATTCTTCCATTACGAACACATGATTATAAACGACGTCGAGAATGACCGCTATGTCTGCTTGATGAAATGCTTGAATCATTTCTTTGCATTCTTTTATTCTTGAGACAGGATTTTCGGGATCAGTGGCATAACTGCCTTCTGGTACCTGAAAATAGAGTGGGTCATAGCCCCAATTATAATCTTTTTCCGGTTGCCGCTCGTTCACACGGGCGAAATCATTAATTGGTAAAATTTGTACGTGGGTACAGCCTAGTTCCTTAATATAAGAAAGCCCTGTTGAAAAGCCGTTTTTAGTAGCTGTATTTGTTTCGGTCAACCCTAAGTATTTCCCTCTATGATCAATACCTCCGGCTTTCTGAATCGTAGCGTCTCTAACGTGCAGTTCATAGATGATTGCATCCTGTAAATGTTGCTGTTTAGGTCTGATATTTTTTGTGAAATTCGTTGGATTGGTCTTTGATAGATCGACGACAACACTTTTTTCGCTGTTGACAAGCAATGCTTTCGAGTAAGGGTCATTTACGTGAATGGTTTGTCCATTGACAGTCACTTCGTATTGATAAGGGGTACCGTGCCAATTTCCAGAAATTTTACTGGACCAAATTCCGCTCAATCCACGTTTTAGCGCATAGATTTGCTGGTCAAGACAGAGCTTTACACAAGTTGCTGTTGGAGCCCATACGGAAAAAATGGTTGCTGTTTCTTCATATATAGCTCCTAATTCGGTATCTAAGCAGGAATACCGTTGCTCAAACCAGTCTGTTCGAACAATTGCGCGCGGATAGACGGGGAAGCGGGTTTTCCCCCACTTCAAAATTAGGTTTTCTCCCAGTGGTAGTACATCAACGACTGTCATACGTACAGTAGTCGCATCGATTGAATGACTCAGTTCTACAGGGAAATACTGGTCCATAGCCGCCCAGTAAATAACAGGTGGCTTTGCTTTCTTCATGATAGCGTCTATATTTGGAGCTTCTACCGTTAACACAAACACGTCATCGATCCATGCCGCAAAATTCTTCATAAAATACCACCTCATCTATGCAATTCTTCTAATTAGTATATGATTCTATCTTTGTTATTGGAAGTTATCCGTTTTTATAAAGCTGTTTTGGCTGTCTAATATTACAGGTTACAGTAAAAATGTCGAAAAATGTAGTTTTTTGTTCAGACAATTCAAAAGATTTTTTTGAGTAAGTGTTGTATACTATAGTGAGAATAGAATAAATATGTAGCAAACTTAATAAATTCACAAAGACAAGGTACTACTTTTTCGCTCGTTAATTGAGAGTATGGTTAATTTCCCTGTCTTTTAAACTGAACTATTGGAAAAAATATATTATTGGAGATTGATTATTTACCAATATTTCTTTTTGAGAATCAAATTGTATGTTACATCATGGGAGGCAGACGAATGGATTACGATATTTCAGAAGAAGATCTATTTTTATTTCATCAAGGTACGAATTACTTTAGTCAAAAATTATTGGGGTGCCATCCCATCGAATGGAAAGGAAAAAGTGGTTATCGCTTCGGGGTGTGGGCACCGAATGCAAGTGACATTCGAGTTGTAGGTAATTTTAACTTATGGAATGGAAACGAACATGGGTTAAAACGGATTACAGCAGCTGGACTTTGGGTTGGTTTTTTTACAGATATTCGTGAAAATAGCGCCTATAAATACGAAGTACATTCACAAAATGGCACGACAGTTATGAAAGCAGATCCATATGCACTAGAATCCGAGATTCGGCCAGCTAATGCATCGATCACGCCAACCGT includes the following:
- a CDS encoding malate synthase, with amino-acid sequence MNLINEEITHKVFGEGNIVDHVDSVITIEFNEDIKKFVYPDAFQTFITLNDQSTAKTFEKVFLQREREERALELKLEEERERQVLEQQRKEKLKNHKIHESSQVVFWLDDEEQQNVFIDWQASTGQVQSGKNEGQPNRAARTRPNSAGLLTARKADQPETERQILGLFMVNETFSGNLSEDEMIPSHAEFRIELTDPEAEKMLFWNYYINKNHPHRTAWNTGKYRYFDNIMTAQILKDLIALRTDEEQIKEAENFLEYFCQMNALDMDDIPEASGFIKQ
- a CDS encoding hexameric tyrosine-coordinated heme protein; this encodes MSKGLQTLLTQTPEEGFKLAVKLAQKGIEVTQPSEEIREMLRPVYSRNADSLTAASQVVAIHFQTVAFANNYWN
- a CDS encoding ZIP family metal transporter, yielding MVDFFATLSPVNQALIATLFTWGMTAIGAALVFTTKKVNQKLMDGMLGFAGGVMIAASFWSLLSPAIDMAEAGPFPAWFPAAVGFLLGGFFLWLADKVIPHVHPTSPMNSAEGINPENKRRSTLLVFAITLHNIPEGLAIGVAFGAVAAGFPSATLPAAVALAIGIGIQNLPEGTAVSMPLRRDGMSRRKSFLYGQFSGMVEPISAVIGVLAVTFMTPLLPFALSFAAGAMIFVVVEEVIPGSQENGNRDLASVCLMLGFTVMMILDVAFG
- the pulA gene encoding type I pullulanase, with translation MKNFAAWIDDVFVLTVEAPNIDAIMKKAKPPVIYWAAMDQYFPVELSHSIDATTVRMTVVDVLPLGENLILKWGKTRFPVYPRAIVRTDWFEQRYSCLDTELGAIYEETATIFSVWAPTATCVKLCLDQQIYALKRGLSGIWSSKISGNWHGTPYQYEVTVNGQTIHVNDPYSKALLVNSEKSVVVDLSKTNPTNFTKNIRPKQQHLQDAIIYELHVRDATIQKAGGIDHRGKYLGLTETNTATKNGFSTGLSYIKELGCTHVQILPINDFARVNERQPEKDYNWGYDPLYFQVPEGSYATDPENPVSRIKECKEMIQAFHQADIAVILDVVYNHVFVMEESAFEKLVPGYYFRYHTDGNLSNGTGVGNDFATEKNMAQKFILDTIDFWLTEYRVDGFRFDLMGTMDIEIMQKIRDRCTREETPIMLLGEGWDLPTALPAEMKATSYNANQLEDIRFFNDYFRDSVKGNLFDAHDKGYINGDGRFIERMPHLVSGSVLEKFGAPFVSEVNQTINYVECHDNHTLWDRLQLTNAKASLDDRRKMHQLASGITLLSQGVPFLHAGQEWFRSKQGDENSYISGDHINQLDWKMREAEDKHIQFIKKLIAIRKRYRIFRLRSKQEIEKRFQVLNTPAPVFGFTLFGDNDDFAIYMNPTNKHWQLHLPSSGKWEVLATNHLPGQTKTEEIPGEFTQINPYELIVLKRSLNPRDSSLS